Proteins encoded together in one Dermacentor variabilis isolate Ectoservices chromosome 2, ASM5094787v1, whole genome shotgun sequence window:
- the LOC142570349 gene encoding uncharacterized protein LOC142570349 — protein MERLQKKQAALRQAIEKIIAAASDLLQSPTIQVGELEEHLDLILEQADELKSVNESIEKKIDLQELDAELEACAAYTEKICSIKTKIKRALRSQTANESRSTTPSVTGNASEQEAYHIGSVPPATFQPVSATTKLPKLEIGKFSGDLRSWQKFWNQFESTIHKNSTLPAIAKFQYLTSYLTGKAAAAIEGLPISDRNYDIAVKTLIERFGKEDVIIEDHMSRLLDVRPVPDLRDIERLRSLYDEIRSGVRSLEALGVSSSTYGTLLLTVLRKSIPNAAPAETAVQSSLQVGPALGKTRVLLQTARAYAEGQHNSALVRMLLDGGSQRTFVRQDVSRRLNLRVIGGEKLAIYAFGSERPSEERRCHRVECWLRNWRNNTRVRIEALEVPEICGDLLPPPDDSTASIAREQDLQLADTLPDGYHPGVGVELLIGADHYWDIATGNVKRLGEKLVAMETAFGWTLQGTESTSSVATFLSSTGVMRVGVTTAPDEISRQLRSFWELEHLGIVNDTQLTAKEDSVLRAFEETITQKNGRYQVALPWKENASDLTDNKSIASHRLHSLTAKLLRHEETVLDYDQAIRNYLQAGHAEEANELGESPLGPIYYMPHQGVVRPGSETTKLRVVFDASSKAAGKLSLNDVLFTGPNLNPNLADILIRFRVHNVAIMSDIEKAFLQIELAESARDAVRFLWYQSTPGQGDALPPIKEYRMTRVPFGVTCSPFLLAATLSHHLKTVQEKFPRTAKILSDNLYVDDLVTGADSVEEAERIIRESQSILKAAGMNLRKWRSNYPELIASFAETESAQKTLPELGPTKILGVEWRPDTDEFVFEMTALIGFLASRQDTKRFVLQASARIFDPFGFLSAITITAKIMFQSLWERDAYCTPEYGTRYPNFENATGLFEEDKPSNRSFDAVFRARGRVAELHKSPLPRFPPTE, from the exons ATGGAACGACTACAGAAGAAGCAAGCTGCCCTGCGACAAGCAATCGAAAAAATCATCGCAGCTGCCAGCGACCTACTGCAATCGCCAACCATCCAAGTCGGTgagcttgaggaacacctcgaccTTATCCTCGAACAAGCGGATGAGTTGAAATCTGTTAACGAGAGCATCGAAAAGAAGATAGATCTTCAAGAATTAGATGCAGAATTAGAAGCCTGCGCTGCATACACGGAGAAGATCTGCTCCATCAAAACAAAGATCAAGAGAGCTCTCAGGAGTCAGACAGCCAACGAGAGCCGGTCGACAACTCCGTCAGTCACAGGCAACGCATCAGAGCAGGAAGCATACCATATCGGTTCCGTTCCACCTGCGACATTCCAGCCAGTATCAGCAACAACCAAGTTACCGAAGTTAGAAATCGGAAAATTCAGCGGGGACCTGCGctcgtggcagaaattttggaaccaATTTGAATCGACTATTCACAAGAACAGCACCCTGCCTGCAATAGCGAAGTTCCAATACTTAACCAGTTATCTAACCGGAAAAGCCGCCGCTGCCATAGAGGGGTTGCCGATCAGCGATAGAAATTACGACATCGCAGTGAAGACCCTCATTGAGAGATTTGGGAAGGAGGACGTCATAATTGAGGACCACATGTCGCGCTTGCTTGACGTCCGACCAGTGCCCGATCTGCGGGACATCGAAAGGCTGAGGAGTCTCTACGACGAAATCCGCTCGGGAGTCCGAAGTCTAGAGGCACTGGGAGTGTCGTCGAGCACCTACGGCACGTTGCTTCTCACCGTCCTTCGTAAAAGTATCCCAA ACGCTGCACCAGCAGAGACAGCAGTACAATCATCGCTTCAGGTGGGACCAGCACTGGGAAAGACCCGTGTGCTTCTGCAGACTGCACGAGCGTATGCGGAGGGCCAGCACAACAGCGCTCTGGTGAGAATGCTGCTTGACGGTGGCAGCCAGAGAACGTTTGTACGACAGGATGTTTCCCGGCGCCTCAATCTTCGCGTCATAGGAGGGGAGAAGCTAGCTATCTACGCCTTCGGAAGCGAGAGACCGTCTGAAGAAAGAAGGTGTCATCGCGTGGAATGCTGGCTGCGAAACTGGCGCAACAACACCAGAGTTCGGATCGAAGCATTAGAGGTGCCCGAGATCTGCGGAGACCTCCTCCCACCACCTGACGACTCCACGGCTAGCATCGCTCGTGAACAAGACCTCCAGCTTGCTGACACCTTGCCTGACGGCTACCATCCTGGTGTTGGAGTTGAGCTGCTTATCGGGGCCGATCACTACTGGGATATAGCAACAGGAAATGTCAAGCGTCTTGGTGAGAAGCTCGTGGCCATGGAGACTGCGTTTGGATGGACATTGCAGGGCACAGAGTCTACATCGTCCGTCGCAACCTTTCTATCGAGCACCGGAGTGATGCGGGTAGGTGTGACCACAGCACCCGACGAAATCTCTCGTCAACTGAGGTCATTCTGGGAGCTGGAGCACCTTGGGATTGTCAACGATACACAGCTGACCGCCAAAGAAGACAGCGTTCTTCGGGCCTTTGAAGAAACCATCACCCAGAAGAACGGTAGATACCAAGTAGCTCTCCCATGGAAAGAAAACGCGTCAGACTTAACAGACAACAAGAGCATAGCATCGCACAGACTTCACTCATTAACGGCGAAGCTGCTCCGACATGAAGAAACCGTTCTAGACTACGATCAGGCAATCAGGAACTACCTGCAAGCTGGACACGCCGAggaagcgaacgaactgggtgagTCCCCGCTGGGGCCCATTTACTACATGCCGCACCAAGGTGTTGTCCGGCCTGGTAGCGAAACAACTAAGTTGAGAGTCGTATTCGATGCCTCCTCCAAAGCGGCGGGAAAGCTGTCACTGAACGACGTCCTCTTCACAGGACCTAATCTAAATCCAAACCTAGCGGACATCCTGATTCGATTCCGAGTGCATAATGTGGCCATAATGTCCGATATAGAAAAGGCTTTCCTTCAAATCGAGCTTGCAGAGAGTGCGCGCGACGCTGTCCGCTTTCTGTGGTATCAAAGTACACCAGGGCAGGGCGACGCGCTCCCTCCAATCAAAGAGTACCGCATGACAAGGGTGCCATTCGGCGTTACATGTAGCCCGTTTCTCCTCGCAGCTACCTTAAGTCATCATCTCAAAACGGTACAGGAGAAATTTCCTCGCACCGCCAAGATCCTGAGTGACAACCTGTATGTAGACGACTTGGTTACTGGTGCCGACAGTGTAGAAGAGGCAGAGCGCATAATCAGGGAATCGCAGTCCATACTCAAGGCTGCAGGTATGAACCTCAGGAAATGGCGATCAAACTACCCAGAACTGATTGCATCGTTTGCCGAGACTGAAAGCGCCCAAAAAACTCTACCGGAGCTAGGCCCCACAAAGATTCTCGGTGTAGAGTGGAGGCCTGACACAGACGAATTCGTTTTTGAGATGACCGCCCTGATTGGATTTTTGGCAAGTCGGCAAGACACGAAGCGATTCGTATTGCAGGCCTCGGCGCGCATTTTTGACCCATTTGGCTTTCTCTCGGCCATTACCATCACGGCAAAGATCATGTTCCAGAGCCTCTGGGAGCGAG ACGCCTACTGCACGCCGGAGTACGGGACACGTTATCCCAACTTCGAGAACGCTACTGGATTATTCGAGGAAGACAAGCCATCAAATCGGTCATTCGATGCTGTCTTCCGTGCCAGAGGCAGAGTTGCCGAGCTGCACAAGAGCCCACTGCCCCGCTTCCCCCCTACAGAGTGA